The following coding sequences are from one Lipingzhangella halophila window:
- the rpsE gene encoding 30S ribosomal protein S5 — MAAAPRRGAGGERRDRRDDRRGGAADKGVSYIEKVVTINRVAKVVKGGRRFSFTALVVVGDGNGMVGVGYGKAKEVPSAIAKGVDEAKKNFFRVPRIQGTITHKVQGEDAAGVVLLRPAAPGTGVIAGGPVRAVLECAGVHDVLSKSLGSANPLNIVHATVAGLKQLKQPEEIAARRGMPLEDVAPAAMLRARAETKAGA, encoded by the coding sequence ATGGCTGCAGCTCCGCGGCGCGGCGCCGGTGGCGAGCGGCGAGACCGCCGTGACGATCGCCGCGGCGGCGCCGCAGACAAGGGTGTCTCCTATATCGAGAAAGTCGTGACCATCAACCGGGTCGCCAAGGTCGTCAAGGGCGGGCGGCGCTTCAGCTTCACCGCTCTGGTGGTCGTAGGCGACGGCAACGGCATGGTCGGAGTGGGATACGGCAAGGCCAAGGAGGTGCCCTCGGCGATCGCCAAGGGTGTCGACGAGGCCAAGAAGAACTTCTTCCGAGTGCCGCGAATCCAGGGCACGATCACGCACAAGGTGCAGGGCGAGGACGCCGCAGGCGTCGTCCTGCTGCGCCCGGCCGCTCCTGGTACCGGTGTTATCGCCGGTGGTCCGGTTCGTGCGGTTCTGGAGTGCGCGGGGGTCCACGACGTCCTCAGCAAGTCGCTGGGGTCGGCCAACCCGCTGAACATCGTGCACGCGACCGTCGCCGGGCTGAAGCAGTTGAAGCAGCCCGAGGAGATCGCCGCGCGCCGTGGCATGCCGCTTGAGGACGTCGCACCGGCCGCGATGCTGCGCGCCCGGGCGGAGACGAAAGCGGGTGCCTGA
- the rplV gene encoding 50S ribosomal protein L22: MGTRARARYIRVTPRKARRVVDLIRGLPADEAQAVLRFAPQSASEPVGKVLASAIANAEHNDKLDRETLVVSRTWVDEGPTLKRIRPRGFGRAFRVTKRTSHITVVVEPKETAGGSAAKTKERTR, encoded by the coding sequence ATGGGAACCAGGGCCCGGGCACGGTATATCCGTGTTACGCCCCGAAAGGCCCGCCGGGTGGTGGACCTTATTCGCGGGTTGCCCGCTGACGAGGCACAGGCGGTACTCCGGTTCGCCCCGCAGTCGGCGAGCGAACCGGTTGGCAAGGTGCTCGCGAGCGCCATTGCCAACGCCGAGCACAACGACAAGCTGGACCGCGAGACGCTGGTGGTCAGCCGCACCTGGGTGGACGAGGGTCCGACCCTGAAGCGGATTCGGCCGCGAGGCTTCGGCCGTGCGTTCCGGGTGACCAAGCGGACGAGCCACATCACTGTTGTCGTCGAGCCGAAGGAAACCGCTGGCGGCTCGGCGGCGAAGACGAAGGAAAGGACCCGATAG
- the rplN gene encoding 50S ribosomal protein L14, protein MIQQESRLKVADNTGAKEILTIRVLGGSGRRYASTGDTIVATVKDALPAAGVKKGDVVKAVIVRTRKERRRPDGSYIRFDENAAVLIKDGGDPRGTRIFGPVGRELREKKFMRIISLAPEVL, encoded by the coding sequence GTGATTCAGCAGGAGTCGCGACTCAAGGTCGCCGACAACACGGGGGCCAAGGAGATTCTGACCATCCGTGTCCTTGGCGGCTCGGGTCGGCGGTACGCGAGCACCGGCGACACCATCGTGGCGACGGTGAAGGACGCCCTTCCCGCCGCTGGCGTGAAGAAGGGCGATGTCGTCAAGGCCGTGATCGTGCGCACCCGGAAGGAGCGCCGCCGGCCCGACGGCTCCTACATCCGTTTCGATGAGAACGCCGCTGTGCTCATCAAGGACGGCGGGGATCCGCGGGGCACTCGCATCTTCGGCCCGGTCGGGCGCGAGCTGCGGGAGAAGAAGTTCATGCGCATCATCTCGCTAGCGCCGGAGGTGCTCTAG
- the rpsS gene encoding 30S ribosomal protein S19 → MPRSLKKGPFVDDHLIKKVDAQNEKGTKNVIKTWSRRSMIIPEMIGHTIAVHDGRKHVPVFISESMVGHKLGEFAPTRTFRSHVKEDRRSRR, encoded by the coding sequence ATGCCACGTAGCCTGAAGAAGGGGCCTTTCGTCGACGACCATCTGATCAAGAAGGTGGACGCGCAGAACGAGAAGGGCACCAAGAACGTCATCAAGACTTGGTCGCGGCGCTCCATGATCATTCCGGAGATGATCGGACACACGATCGCCGTCCACGATGGCCGTAAGCACGTCCCGGTGTTCATCTCCGAATCGATGGTGGGCCATAAGCTCGGCGAGTTCGCTCCCACGCGCACTTTCCGCAGCCACGTCAAAGAGGACCGCCGTAGCCGCCGTTAG
- a CDS encoding type Z 30S ribosomal protein S14, which translates to MAKKALIAKANRKPKFAVRGYTRCSRCGRSRAVYRKFGLCRICFREMAHRGELPGITKASW; encoded by the coding sequence ATGGCTAAGAAAGCGTTGATCGCCAAGGCGAACCGGAAGCCGAAGTTCGCGGTTCGCGGATATACTCGGTGTTCGCGGTGCGGGCGTTCGCGTGCCGTCTACCGGAAGTTCGGCCTCTGCCGCATCTGCTTCCGCGAGATGGCGCACCGCGGCGAGCTTCCGGGTATCACCAAGGCTAGTTGGTAA
- the rpsQ gene encoding 30S ribosomal protein S17: protein MSETNNKTATRNYRKVREGYVVSDKMAKTVVVEVEDRVKHSLYGKVIRRTTKYKAHDEAETCGVGDRVRMMETRPLSATKRWRVVEILEKAK, encoded by the coding sequence ATGAGCGAGACCAACAACAAGACCGCCACGCGTAACTACCGCAAGGTGCGCGAGGGCTATGTCGTCAGCGACAAGATGGCCAAGACCGTCGTTGTCGAGGTGGAAGACCGCGTGAAGCACTCGCTTTACGGCAAGGTCATCCGCCGCACCACGAAGTACAAGGCCCACGACGAAGCGGAGACCTGCGGTGTCGGCGACCGGGTGCGCATGATGGAAACCCGGCCGCTGTCCGCGACCAAGCGCTGGCGCGTCGTGGAGATCCTGGAGAAGGCTAAGTAA
- the rplC gene encoding 50S ribosomal protein L3, producing the protein MATKQIKGVLGEKLGMTQVFDDQGKVVPVTVLKAGPCVVTRVRTPDTDGYSAIQLGYGQINPRKVNKPLGDYLRRHGLTPRRHYVEVRTSEASEYQLGQEITAEDFEAGQKVDVTGKSKGKGFTGVMKRHGFRGLGASHGTQRKHRSPGAIGGAATPGRVFKGTKMAGRSGNKRTTIQSLVVHQVDAEKGLVLVKGAVPGPNGGLVLVRTAVKEVS; encoded by the coding sequence ATGGCCACCAAGCAGATCAAGGGAGTACTGGGCGAGAAGCTCGGCATGACCCAAGTCTTCGACGACCAGGGCAAGGTCGTGCCCGTCACGGTCCTGAAGGCCGGTCCGTGCGTCGTGACCCGCGTCCGGACTCCCGACACCGATGGCTACTCCGCCATCCAACTCGGGTACGGGCAGATCAACCCGCGCAAGGTGAACAAGCCACTCGGCGACTACCTGCGCAGGCACGGTCTGACCCCGCGCAGGCACTACGTCGAGGTGCGCACGAGCGAGGCCTCCGAGTACCAGCTCGGCCAGGAGATCACCGCCGAGGACTTCGAAGCCGGCCAGAAGGTCGACGTCACGGGCAAGAGCAAGGGCAAGGGCTTCACCGGTGTGATGAAGCGCCACGGCTTCCGCGGCCTCGGCGCCTCGCACGGTACCCAGCGCAAGCACCGCTCACCCGGAGCCATCGGCGGCGCCGCCACGCCCGGGCGCGTGTTCAAGGGGACCAAGATGGCCGGACGCTCGGGGAACAAGCGCACGACCATCCAGAGCCTCGTCGTGCACCAGGTTGACGCCGAGAAGGGCCTCGTGCTCGTCAAGGGCGCGGTTCCCGGGCCCAACGGTGGGCTGGTGCTGGTTCGCACCGCCGTGAAGGAGGTCAGCTAA
- the rplD gene encoding 50S ribosomal protein L4 → MATIEVKNPDGASGRSVELPGSIFDQKVNIPLMHQVVIAQQAAGRQGTHSTKTRGEVRGGGKKPYRQKGTGRARQGSIRAPQFTGGGIVHGPKPRDYSQRTPKKMKAAALRGALSDRARHGRVHVISEFVAEDVTSKRTQTAMKALRQVTESSKVLVVLGHEDTNNRLALRNLSEVHVLDAGQVNTYDVLKSDDIVFTEHGYEEFLAHAAGASTTGMSQEDDQ, encoded by the coding sequence ATGGCGACGATCGAGGTCAAGAACCCCGACGGTGCGTCGGGCCGGAGCGTCGAGCTGCCCGGGTCGATCTTCGACCAGAAGGTGAACATCCCCCTGATGCACCAGGTCGTTATCGCCCAGCAGGCGGCGGGCCGGCAGGGGACGCACTCGACGAAGACCCGCGGCGAGGTCCGCGGCGGCGGGAAGAAGCCGTACCGCCAGAAGGGGACCGGCCGCGCGCGGCAGGGCTCCATCCGCGCCCCGCAGTTCACCGGCGGCGGCATTGTGCACGGGCCCAAGCCCCGCGACTACAGCCAGCGCACGCCCAAGAAGATGAAGGCCGCCGCTCTGCGCGGGGCCCTGTCCGACCGGGCGCGCCACGGCCGGGTGCACGTCATCAGCGAGTTCGTCGCCGAGGACGTCACCAGCAAGCGAACCCAGACCGCTATGAAGGCGCTGCGCCAGGTCACCGAATCCAGCAAGGTGCTGGTGGTCCTGGGTCACGAGGACACGAACAACCGTCTCGCGCTGCGCAACCTGAGCGAGGTGCACGTCCTCGACGCCGGCCAGGTGAACACCTACGACGTCCTGAAGTCGGACGACATCGTCTTCACCGAGCACGGCTACGAGGAGTTCCTGGCCCACGCGGCCGGCGCCTCGACGACCGGGATGTCTCAGGAGGACGACCAGTGA
- the rplB gene encoding 50S ribosomal protein L2 → MGIRKHKPTTPGRRGSSASDFVEITRSTPEKSLVRPLHSKGGRNGHGRITTRHQGGGHKRAYRVIDFRRHDKDGVPAKVAHIEYDPNRTARIALLHYADGEKRYILAPAGLKQGNKVENGPKSDIKPGNCLPLRNIPTGTFVHAVELKPGGGAKLGRSAGTQIQLLAKEGKYATLRMPSGEMRQVEITCRATVGQVGNAEQSNINWGKAGRMRWKGRRPTVRGVVMNPVDHPLGGGEGKSSGGRHPVSPWGKPEGRTRRPNKDSDRLIVRRRSKKKR, encoded by the coding sequence ATGGGCATTCGTAAGCACAAGCCGACGACACCGGGTCGTCGCGGGTCGAGCGCGAGCGACTTCGTCGAGATCACGCGCTCGACGCCCGAGAAGTCCCTGGTGCGTCCGCTCCACTCCAAAGGCGGGCGGAACGGCCACGGCCGGATCACCACGCGCCACCAGGGCGGTGGACACAAGCGGGCCTACCGGGTGATCGACTTCCGCCGGCACGACAAGGACGGCGTCCCCGCGAAGGTCGCGCACATCGAGTACGACCCGAACCGCACCGCGCGGATCGCGCTGCTGCACTACGCCGACGGGGAGAAGCGCTACATTCTCGCCCCGGCCGGTCTCAAGCAGGGCAACAAGGTGGAGAACGGGCCCAAGTCCGACATCAAGCCGGGCAACTGCCTCCCGCTGCGGAACATCCCGACGGGTACGTTCGTGCACGCGGTCGAGCTGAAGCCGGGCGGTGGCGCGAAGCTGGGCCGTTCCGCGGGAACGCAGATCCAGTTGCTCGCCAAGGAAGGCAAGTACGCCACGCTGCGTATGCCCTCCGGTGAGATGCGCCAGGTCGAGATCACCTGCCGCGCCACGGTCGGTCAGGTCGGGAACGCCGAGCAGTCCAACATCAACTGGGGCAAGGCCGGCCGCATGCGGTGGAAGGGCAGGCGCCCGACCGTCCGCGGTGTCGTCATGAACCCGGTTGACCACCCCCTTGGCGGTGGCGAGGGCAAGAGCTCGGGTGGTCGCCATCCGGTCAGCCCCTGGGGCAAGCCCGAAGGGCGCACCCGCAGGCCGAACAAGGACAGCGACCGGCTCATCGTGCGTCGGCGTAGCAAGAAGAAGCGGTAA
- the rplW gene encoding 50S ribosomal protein L23, with the protein MRIPDPRDIIVEPVISEKSYGLLDENKYTFIVRPDANKTQIKIAVEKIFDVKVTSVNTINRPGKRKRTRFGYGKRPDTKRAIVSLRDGDRIDIFGA; encoded by the coding sequence GTGAGGATCCCTGACCCTCGGGACATCATCGTCGAACCGGTGATCTCCGAGAAGAGTTACGGGCTGCTGGACGAGAACAAGTACACGTTCATCGTCCGGCCCGACGCCAACAAGACACAGATCAAGATCGCGGTCGAGAAGATCTTCGACGTGAAGGTCACGAGCGTGAACACGATCAACCGTCCGGGCAAGCGCAAGCGTACGCGTTTCGGCTACGGGAAACGGCCCGACACCAAGCGCGCCATTGTCAGCCTGCGCGACGGTGACCGGATCGACATTTTCGGCGCCTGA
- the rplE gene encoding 50S ribosomal protein L5, translating to MTVTNDTDTGTDTATVAREMPRLKQKYRSEIAPALQEEFGLGNVMQIPGLTKIAVNMGIGEAARDAKLIQGAVADLSAITGQKPKVNRARKSIAQFKVREGMPIGVSATLRGDRMWEFLDRLLSLALPRIRDFRGLSPKQFDGHGNYTFGLTEQVMFHEIDPDRIDRPRGMDITVVTSATTNEQGRSLLKQLGFPFKEA from the coding sequence ATGACGGTCACTAACGACACCGACACAGGCACCGACACTGCCACCGTCGCCCGGGAGATGCCCCGGCTCAAGCAGAAGTACCGCTCCGAGATCGCCCCGGCGCTCCAGGAGGAGTTCGGGCTGGGCAACGTCATGCAGATCCCCGGGCTGACCAAGATCGCGGTCAACATGGGGATCGGCGAGGCCGCCCGCGACGCGAAGCTCATCCAGGGTGCGGTCGCCGATCTGTCGGCGATCACCGGGCAGAAGCCGAAGGTGAACCGGGCGCGGAAGTCGATCGCGCAGTTCAAGGTGCGCGAGGGAATGCCCATCGGGGTCAGCGCGACGCTTCGCGGCGACCGGATGTGGGAGTTCCTCGACCGCTTGCTCTCGCTGGCGCTGCCGCGGATCCGCGACTTCCGCGGGTTGTCTCCCAAGCAGTTCGACGGGCACGGCAACTACACGTTCGGCCTGACCGAGCAGGTGATGTTCCACGAGATCGATCCGGACCGGATCGACCGCCCTCGTGGGATGGACATCACGGTCGTTACCTCGGCGACCACCAACGAGCAAGGGCGGAGCCTGCTCAAGCAGCTCGGCTTCCCGTTCAAGGAAGCCTGA
- the rplO gene encoding 50S ribosomal protein L15 produces MSNEYTPDEPLKLHHLRPASGANKAKIRKGRGEASKGKTAGRGTKGTKARSTVPAGFEGGQMPLIRRIPKLKGFSNARFKTTYQVVNLDKLSELYPQGGEVTVEGLVAKGAARKNRPVKVLGTGEISVAVQVSADAFSTSAKEKIAAAGGTTTER; encoded by the coding sequence ATGAGCAATGAGTACACCCCCGACGAGCCGCTCAAGCTCCACCACCTCCGCCCGGCTTCCGGCGCCAACAAGGCCAAGATCCGCAAGGGTCGCGGCGAGGCGTCGAAGGGGAAGACGGCCGGTCGCGGTACCAAGGGAACGAAGGCTCGGTCGACCGTCCCCGCCGGCTTCGAGGGCGGCCAGATGCCGCTCATCCGCCGGATACCCAAGCTCAAGGGGTTCAGCAACGCCCGGTTCAAGACGACCTACCAGGTCGTCAACCTGGACAAGCTGAGCGAGCTGTACCCGCAGGGCGGCGAGGTCACGGTCGAGGGGCTGGTCGCCAAGGGAGCGGCTCGCAAGAACAGGCCCGTCAAGGTGCTGGGCACCGGCGAGATCTCGGTGGCTGTCCAGGTGAGCGCCGACGCGTTCTCCACCTCGGCCAAGGAGAAGATCGCTGCGGCCGGTGGCACCACCACTGAGCGCTAA
- the rplX gene encoding 50S ribosomal protein L24: MKIKKNDEVIVIAGKDKGATGKVIRAIPKEERVVVEGVNLIKKHKKANPAGGQQGEVVTKEAPIHVSNVAIVEDGNPVRVGYRFEEDGTKVRISRRTGKDI, encoded by the coding sequence ATGAAGATTAAAAAGAACGACGAGGTCATCGTCATCGCCGGCAAGGACAAGGGTGCCACTGGGAAGGTCATCCGGGCCATTCCCAAGGAGGAGCGTGTCGTTGTCGAGGGCGTGAACCTCATCAAGAAACACAAGAAGGCCAACCCGGCGGGCGGTCAGCAGGGCGAGGTCGTCACGAAGGAGGCGCCGATCCACGTGAGCAATGTTGCGATCGTGGAGGACGGCAATCCCGTCCGTGTCGGTTACCGCTTCGAGGAGGACGGAACGAAAGTTCGGATCTCCCGCCGTACCGGTAAGGACATCTGA
- the rplP gene encoding 50S ribosomal protein L16, with protein MLIPRKVKYRKQHHPDLSGRAKGGTRLNFGEYGIQAIEPAYVTNRQIEAARIAMTRHIRRGGKVWINIFPDRPMTKKPAETRMGSGKGSPEWWVAPVKPGRVMFELSGVAEPVAKEALRRAMHKLPMKCKYVKREVWE; from the coding sequence ATGCTCATTCCCCGCAAGGTGAAGTACCGCAAGCAGCACCACCCGGACCTCAGCGGTCGCGCCAAGGGTGGAACGCGGCTGAACTTTGGTGAGTACGGGATCCAGGCGATCGAACCCGCCTACGTCACCAACCGGCAGATCGAGGCCGCCCGTATCGCCATGACGCGGCACATCCGCCGCGGCGGGAAGGTGTGGATCAACATCTTCCCGGACCGGCCCATGACCAAGAAGCCCGCGGAGACCCGCATGGGTTCCGGCAAGGGCTCTCCCGAGTGGTGGGTCGCGCCGGTCAAGCCCGGGCGTGTGATGTTCGAGCTCTCGGGTGTGGCGGAGCCGGTGGCCAAGGAAGCCCTGCGCCGGGCGATGCACAAGTTGCCCATGAAGTGCAAGTACGTGAAGCGCGAGGTGTGGGAGTAA
- the rpmC gene encoding 50S ribosomal protein L29, translated as MAKSLTAQELRDHSQEDLVSKLKEAKEELFNLRFQAATGQLDNHSRLRTVKREIARIYTVMREHELGIMPLAGESAEKAKEAAE; from the coding sequence ATGGCGAAGTCCCTGACCGCCCAGGAGCTTCGGGACCACTCCCAGGAGGATCTGGTCTCCAAGCTCAAGGAGGCGAAGGAAGAGCTGTTCAACCTCCGCTTCCAGGCCGCCACCGGGCAGCTTGACAACCATAGTCGGCTGCGCACCGTGAAGCGCGAGATCGCGCGGATCTACACGGTCATGCGGGAGCACGAGCTCGGCATCATGCCGCTTGCTGGTGAGTCGGCTGAGAAGGCGAAGGAAGCGGCCGAATGA
- the rplR gene encoding 50S ribosomal protein L18 has translation MTKSMVRARKGTATRTAQRARRHLRVRKKISGTPERPRLVVTRSSKHIVAQVIDDTRGHTLVSASSMDTTVRGGEKTKTERSREVGALLAQRAKDAGISAVVFDRGGFQYHGRIAALADSARAGGLEF, from the coding sequence ATGACGAAGAGCATGGTGCGGGCTCGCAAGGGGACGGCTACGCGCACGGCGCAACGTGCGCGGCGGCACCTGCGCGTTCGCAAGAAGATCTCGGGTACGCCCGAGCGGCCGCGTCTGGTCGTGACCCGCTCCTCCAAGCACATCGTTGCCCAGGTCATCGACGACACCCGGGGACACACCCTGGTGTCGGCGTCGAGCATGGACACGACTGTCCGGGGTGGAGAGAAGACCAAGACCGAGCGGTCGCGCGAGGTCGGTGCGCTGTTGGCGCAGCGGGCCAAGGACGCGGGGATCAGCGCGGTTGTCTTCGACCGCGGTGGCTTCCAGTACCACGGCCGCATCGCCGCGCTGGCCGACAGCGCGCGCGCCGGCGGGCTGGAGTTCTGA
- the rpmD gene encoding 50S ribosomal protein L30, translating into MAKLKITQVRSKIGGNQKQRDNLRSLGLGRIGKSVLRDDHPGVRGQVNVVAHLVTVEEVSS; encoded by the coding sequence ATGGCGAAGTTGAAGATCACGCAGGTCCGGTCGAAGATCGGCGGTAACCAGAAGCAGCGCGACAACCTTCGTTCGCTGGGTCTTGGCCGGATCGGAAAATCTGTGCTGCGTGACGACCATCCCGGGGTTCGCGGCCAGGTCAATGTGGTCGCGCACCTCGTCACCGTCGAGGAGGTCAGCTCATGA
- the rpsJ gene encoding 30S ribosomal protein S10, protein MAGQKIRIRLKAYDHEVIDSSARKIVETVTRTGAQVAGPVPLPTEKNVYCVIRSPHKYKDSREHFEMRTHKRLIDIIDPTPKTVDSLMRLDLPAGVDIEIKL, encoded by the coding sequence ATGGCGGGACAGAAGATCCGCATTCGGCTCAAGGCCTATGACCACGAGGTCATCGACAGCTCGGCTCGCAAAATTGTCGAGACCGTGACGCGGACTGGCGCGCAGGTCGCTGGCCCGGTGCCGTTGCCGACGGAAAAGAACGTTTACTGTGTCATCCGTTCGCCGCACAAGTACAAGGACTCGCGTGAGCATTTCGAGATGCGCACGCACAAGCGGCTGATCGACATTATCGACCCGACGCCGAAGACCGTCGACTCGCTTATGCGGCTCGACCTTCCGGCCGGCGTCGACATCGAGATCAAGCTTTAA
- the rpsH gene encoding 30S ribosomal protein S8 codes for MTMTDPIADMLTRLRNANSAYHEIVRMPYSKIKAHIAEILKQEGYVQDWRTEEAAVGQDLLVELKYGPTRERSIAGVRRVSKPGLRVYAKKDNLPRVLGGLGVAIISTSGGLMTDKQAKKRGVGGEVLAYVW; via the coding sequence ATGACGATGACCGACCCGATCGCAGACATGCTTACGCGTCTGCGCAACGCGAATTCGGCATATCACGAGATCGTGCGAATGCCGTATTCGAAGATCAAGGCACACATCGCCGAGATCCTCAAGCAGGAAGGCTACGTTCAGGACTGGCGCACCGAGGAAGCCGCGGTTGGTCAGGACCTCCTGGTGGAGCTGAAGTACGGGCCCACGCGGGAGCGTTCGATCGCTGGCGTCCGCCGGGTGTCAAAGCCGGGCCTGCGGGTCTACGCGAAGAAGGACAACCTTCCGCGGGTCCTGGGAGGCCTTGGTGTGGCCATCATTTCGACGTCCGGCGGCCTGATGACCGACAAGCAGGCCAAGAAGCGAGGCGTGGGCGGCGAAGTCCTCGCCTACGTCTGGTAG
- the rplF gene encoding 50S ribosomal protein L6, producing the protein MSRIGRLPISVPKGVEVTIDGQDVKVKGPKGELSHSVAEPITVSHEDSTITVERPDDHPDNRSLHGLTRALLANLVEGVSKGFTKTLEIHGVGYRVQARGDNLEFSLGYSHPVVVEPPEGVTFRVERPTLLHVEGIDKQLVGQVAANIRSLRKPDPYKAKGVRYQGEQIRRKSGKAGK; encoded by the coding sequence ATGTCGCGTATCGGTCGACTGCCGATCTCGGTCCCCAAGGGCGTCGAAGTCACGATTGACGGGCAAGACGTCAAAGTCAAGGGGCCGAAGGGCGAACTGAGCCACTCCGTGGCTGAGCCGATCACCGTGTCCCACGAGGACAGCACAATCACGGTCGAGCGTCCCGACGACCACCCCGACAACCGCTCGCTGCACGGGCTCACGCGTGCCCTGCTCGCGAATCTGGTCGAGGGTGTCTCCAAGGGCTTCACCAAGACCCTGGAGATCCACGGTGTGGGTTACCGGGTCCAGGCCCGTGGAGACAACCTGGAGTTCTCGCTGGGCTACAGCCACCCCGTTGTGGTGGAGCCGCCGGAGGGCGTGACCTTCCGCGTTGAGCGGCCGACCCTGCTGCACGTCGAGGGCATCGACAAGCAGCTTGTCGGGCAGGTCGCCGCGAACATCCGCAGCCTGCGCAAGCCCGACCCGTACAAGGCCAAGGGCGTGCGGTACCAGGGTGAGCAGATCCGCCGCAAGTCCGGAAAGGCGGGTAAGTGA
- the rpsC gene encoding 30S ribosomal protein S3 translates to MGQKVNPHGFRLGISTDFKSRWYADKLYKDYVKEDVAIRRMLNRGMERAGISKVDIERTRDRVRVDVHTARPGIVIGRRGSEADRIRADLEKLTKKQVLLNVFEVKTPEIDAQLVAQGVAEQLSSRVAFRRAMRKAMQSAMKSGAKGIRIQCGGRLGGAEMSRSEFYREGRVPLHTLRADIDYGFFEARTTFGRIGVKVWIYKGDAPQTRAEREAAQAAQRAPGGGGGGGAGGQQRRERSSQRRRRGGGQQGGQNAQSEAKSGATAEAGQGTEKSGKEGS, encoded by the coding sequence GTGGGGCAGAAAGTCAACCCGCACGGGTTCCGGCTCGGCATCTCCACCGATTTCAAGAGCCGGTGGTACGCCGACAAGCTGTATAAGGACTACGTCAAGGAAGACGTGGCCATCCGCCGGATGCTGAACCGCGGCATGGAGCGCGCCGGAATCTCCAAGGTGGACATCGAGCGCACCCGTGACCGTGTCCGGGTCGACGTGCACACCGCCCGGCCGGGCATTGTCATCGGTCGCCGGGGCTCCGAAGCGGACCGCATCCGCGCCGACCTCGAAAAGCTGACGAAGAAGCAGGTACTGCTGAACGTCTTCGAGGTCAAGACGCCTGAGATCGATGCACAGCTCGTCGCCCAGGGTGTCGCGGAGCAGCTTTCGAGCCGGGTCGCGTTCCGACGGGCCATGCGCAAGGCAATGCAGAGCGCGATGAAGAGCGGCGCCAAGGGCATCCGCATCCAATGTGGCGGACGCCTGGGTGGCGCAGAGATGTCGCGTTCGGAGTTCTACCGCGAAGGCCGGGTGCCGCTGCACACGCTGCGCGCCGACATCGACTACGGCTTCTTCGAGGCCCGTACGACGTTCGGCCGCATCGGCGTGAAGGTCTGGATCTACAAGGGCGACGCCCCGCAGACCCGGGCCGAGCGCGAGGCCGCGCAGGCCGCACAGCGCGCCCCGGGTGGCGGCGGTGGCGGAGGCGCCGGCGGCCAGCAGCGCCGCGAGCGTTCTTCGCAGCGCCGGCGCCGCGGCGGCGGCCAGCAGGGCGGGCAGAACGCCCAGTCCGAGGCGAAGTCCGGTGCGACCGCCGAGGCGGGACAGGGCACCGAGAAGTCCGGGAAAGAGGGGAGCTGA